The genomic region GCGTTGGAGGAGGGCTGCGCGCAGGCCAGCTGCGGTAGCCCTCTGACGTGGAGTTGCGACGAGGCCGGGACGGTGGCGGTGGAGGTGCCCGGGCCGGGGCGTTACCTGGTGCAGGTGGAGGGGTGCGACCCGCAGAGCGGGGCGTGTGAGCGCTATGCGTCGCAGTTTGAGGTGGAGGCACCGCGCTGGCAGCAGGTCAGCGCCGGGGGGCGGCATAGCTGCGGGATTCTGGAGACGGGCGCGCTCTTATGTTGGGGAGACAACACCTCCCGACAGCTGGGCGTGACGCAGACCGAGGGGACCTGGCGAGCATGGCGAGTGGAGGGGCAGTGGGCCCAGGTGGCCGCCGGTGAGGCGCATACGTGCGCGGTGAATACGGGCGGGCAGCTCTATTGTTGGGGGGCCAATGAGGCCAAGCAGGTCTCACCGCAGGAGGCCAGCGCGCTCGGGGTGACGCGGGTGGGACAGCGCTCGGACTGGCAGGGAGTGGCGGTGGGCGCGCAGCATAGCTGCGGCTGGCGAGAGGGGAAGCTCTACTGCTGGGGTTCGGGTGCGTTCGGGCAGATCGGGCCGGCCAGCGCCATTGCGGATGGGGTGGTGGTGGAGATCGAGGCGGTCGAAGGCAGCTGGGCTGCTGATGTGACGGTGGGCGCGCAGCATAGCTGCGCGGTTGCCAATGGCGAGGTGTGGTGTTTTGGGGATCGACGCTACGGCGCGGTTGGCTATCTGGAGGGGGAGGGCGACTCGGGAGAGGTTCGCAAGGTGGGGGGATCCGAAGGCGTGACGCGACTTGTGGCCGGGGAGCTCTACAGCTGTGGGATAAGTGGTGCGGGCGATGTGCGCTGCTGGGGAGCGGTGCCCGTTGAAGGAGCGGTGCAGTCGACCGAGGCGTTTAAGCTGATGGGCGTTTCACAGGTGGCGATGCTCAGCGGGGGGCGCGGGCATATGTGCGCGATCGATATGCAGAAGGTGCTGCGGTGCTGGGGCAATAATGATCGCCACCAGATCAGCGGGCATATCAGCGAGATCGTCGCGCCAGTGACGCGCATCTTACCGGGGACGGAGTGGGAGAAGGTCGCCGCCGGCGACACGCATAGCTGCGCCATTGAGGATGAGACCCGGCGCTTGTTGTGCTGGGGCAACGCCGAGCACGGGCGTCTGGGCTCCGAGCCGAGCGGCACCCAGGTGGGGACGCCACGCGAGGTGGCCTGGGAGTTTTAGCCCGACACTCAAAAGCCGGGCCCCCGGGGGGGATCCCCGGGGGCCCGGCTGTCGATCTTCAGGTTATCGATCTTCAGGTTATCAAACTTCAGAGACCGAGGCGTTGGGGAAGGCGCTCTTCGAGGTTCTGGCGTGCGGTGGCCGGGGTATCGCCCAGGGCGATGATGTCGAACTTCCCGCGCTCGGCCAGGGGACCCACGTTGTAGAGGATGAAGCGGCCGGTGCCGGTGGAGGCGTCGTAGAGGTCATCGCCGAGCTGCTCGCAGAGCTCGGGGAAGGTGATGCCCTGG from Lujinxingia vulgaris harbors:
- a CDS encoding RCC1 domain-containing protein, whose protein sequence is MRRSLAWGCGVLRVWALLGMASLWAGCVLMVDGEAALELGVDAGEEPEPGAVRAMILDGPEVAAAGGAAYFELGCEPQSCELQCARDGEAFESCGSTYVWEDLEEGDHVLAARAWKGDEASAEVRWSFDVGPPVGLAVEGALRASRFFRQVGELTIACDAAGCELSCGMWALEEGCAQASCGSPLTWSCDEAGTVAVEVPGPGRYLVQVEGCDPQSGACERYASQFEVEAPRWQQVSAGGRHSCGILETGALLCWGDNTSRQLGVTQTEGTWRAWRVEGQWAQVAAGEAHTCAVNTGGQLYCWGANEAKQVSPQEASALGVTRVGQRSDWQGVAVGAQHSCGWREGKLYCWGSGAFGQIGPASAIADGVVVEIEAVEGSWAADVTVGAQHSCAVANGEVWCFGDRRYGAVGYLEGEGDSGEVRKVGGSEGVTRLVAGELYSCGISGAGDVRCWGAVPVEGAVQSTEAFKLMGVSQVAMLSGGRGHMCAIDMQKVLRCWGNNDRHQISGHISEIVAPVTRILPGTEWEKVAAGDTHSCAIEDETRRLLCWGNAEHGRLGSEPSGTQVGTPREVAWEF